Below is a window of Cheilinus undulatus linkage group 8, ASM1832078v1, whole genome shotgun sequence DNA.
CTTGTGTTGGAAAGTCACATGAAAAATACACTTGCCTTGCCTCATAAAGGTTAAAAGTCTGTGCAACCGTCAGGTTTTTGGAGGTTATTTTCAAACAATACTTGTGTTTTTGAAGGTGTTTGATAGGTAAAATAACCTTACATTTCTTGCCTTAGCTCTAAATGAGTAATGTGCAGGGTTTTGAACTAATGAAGGCGCAAAGCggtcaaaaagtggcaccaaCCCCCACTGGTCTTGACTGTGAGCAGTGTAGGAGTCAGTTATAATACACAGTGAATGGGATGAATTTTCAATCATATAAGGTCTTGTCTTGTGTGTCTCAGCATAATGGTACACTGGATgcagacaacaaaaaaaaggtacAAGTGTCTGTCATACACAGGATTTTACGGTTTACATGGCTAACAGATATCATCAATAATATAATCCATCAAAAATGAACTTATTATCAAATGAGCTTTTATTGTTCTTTAAAAAGTTGTCTTAATAACTCTAAAAGCACTAATTTGTTGACCTTGGtatttgtacatttattttgcTAAAGTTTAAGTCTATTGcaacttgtttttttcactttgctgtgataatattttgtgtaaccattgttaataaaaaaaaaaaaaaaggaataaataccgaataataaagaaatactCACTGGTAGTATctggaaatgtttgattttctggTGATGGCACAATGTGAGAACAAATGCCTTGGGATTACTCTGACTGACTCTCAGCAGAAACAACCTGGAACAAGCAAGAGGAGAGAATACTCAGGTAAGTAGATCCTTTTTTCAGGCTGGTGGGAGTGGTTAAAAACCTGCATGAGCAGGAAAACTGCATGTATAAAATAAGTTTCATCTCCAGCTCTCTTACCCGTCTACTTGTCCCTGCTGGTGGATGATACGATGGGATTCTTCTCTGGTTATCCTGCCATGAAACCACAACTGAGCTATGTGGATGACtgcaaagtaaataaaaaggATGGTTATAATTTGAAGGCTTCACATTATTTTAAGTAAAAGCAAAATGTGCGAAGAAGTTATACATTGTGGAAGTACCTGAGTTTAATGAGGAGTGGTGTAGCGGACTGTGGGAGCCTAATATATTCATTCGTTGACTCCTCTTCTGAGAGAGAGGccacaaacagacagaaaatcaGGGATTAGTTAATGAATATTGTACTTTATTAACAGTTAATCTCTAATAACGGTAGTGAAGCTTTACGTTTGTCcataaatttattttcaaacctCAAATTGGAGTGACTGAAATATACCGAGATGAAGAATCTTAGACTTTCTCATATTTTGGAAGCTACCCTGCACACATTGTATCTGGtcactgtttttaatattgcttgtttgtttctgctTCTTGTGTTGTGCTTCGTTTGATATAAAGTACTTTGTGACATCCCCCCTAATGTCATCTCAAATTAACTAAAAAATATCTACTTTCACAATAGATGAACACCTGCTGCATAAATATGTGTTTGTTAAATAATGCCATATGCAGACATCCTTTAGGATCTGCTCACAGCAATGTTAACCGGGATAAAGAGAAAACCTGAGGCTGTGTCTCACCCTCCATGCATGCCCCTCCTCCATGGCAGCGCTCTGAGCTTCTACTGGGTTGTCAATCACTCTGCCTATCCTCCCTGAGAAATCCATCGCCACGAGGGAGTTCTCTGACACGCTTCGCTAGGGGGAGACAGAGGCACATGAGAGTCAATGAAACACATACAGCAGCAACTCAAGTGACCAAGGCAATGTATGAACAAAAAAGGACGTCTGCACAATCAGTGCTtttctaatgtaaaaaaattgtttaaaattgttGTGAGTTTATTTCTCTGGtctacaaagtgctttaaccaAATCTTGGATGGAGAGGTATGCTTACCACAGGAGCTGAGAAGTGTGAAAGTAACGTTTTTCTTTGTTGAGGGATCTTATAATTCTGGTACAATACAAGCCCGTactgtaaagagaaaaaaacaacacagaaatcaACCTTACTTTACATGCAAATATTGACAAGGGAACTGTTAGCAATCAATTTAAATGAACTAGAGACACTTGTAGCTCCGTGCAGGGCAAAAAGGGCAGTATAACCAATAATATTGAAGGAAATTTAATTGAAGGATCAATACGCAtggaccctgcatgtacatatgaagACACTACATTTTGGCTTACAATATTGCAATAAATACTGCTATTAGAATCTTTTGGATGATTGTCCAGAATTTTCATAAAAGTTTAAGAACTTTGAAGAGGGAGTCTCTTGCGATTTAGCTACTCTTCAGGAGGAGGTCGTGCTCTCAGGGAGGATCAGTAACGCACAGAACATGATTCAATGGATTCTTTATCACAAGGACTAATGTTTCAATGCACACTGCATcctcatcagtcaaaacatacATATGAAGATAttatattttggctttactACCACATTCCTTTAATTCTGCTGTTACAATTTTTGAGATAGTTATCCAGAATTTTTTTATAAAGCTTTAAGAACTTTGCTCAGGGGTGTtggatgaattttttttttttaattccaaggAATCCAAGGACTTTTGAGGATATTTATTTGTATACTGTggggaatgtttgaggacatTCTGGGGTATTTTTTAAGGGGGGCGGggggattaaaaatgtttacaaattgCTTTGTTAAAGTCTTGGAAATTCGGGGGAATTTTGGAGGATTCTTATGTTTTGGAAACCTCTAATAATTTAAAAGGGATTCTTCCAAGACTTCCAGAATAAGTTTAGTCAAAGTCTCTTAATTTGCattgtgttttcctttttcatgcTATATGAAATAATGAGGAAACTGCAGTTTGACCAGCCCCATATTCTCATGGTTTTTGGGTAAGGGTCAggcaaaattagatttttttagctCCTTTGCAGACCATGAAGGGGTTAAATAGAGAATAATTTTAGAagaatttatttaaatgtcCAATTGTTAAATATTATCATGAGCAGAACAAGCAATAAACAAATTCAAGTCTATCAGATGAGGTttgaatttaaatatatatatattttacagcTTTACAAATTGAATTTGATCCTAGCCAACTTTCAGATCAAAGTTTTCTGGCTCTACTcctcaaaaatgaatgaaaaacaaattaaaaaatatgtcagTGTTACCTTAAAGAGTCTGAAGGCTGTCATCCAACACGTCCTGCCCTGTTCATCCTCTGCACACAGCATCCTCAACTCCTTCATCTCACCTCTACCTTTGTTGGGCTGAAAAAGTATTTCACAAGAAAGAGCACAGATAACAAACAATCAGCACAACCTGCAACAGAAGTGTAACCATTGTCACTGATTCTTTATATGAGCTGAAGATggtaaatggcaaaaagcttAAATTGTCTACAACATTTAAACCAGTGGATCTCAGCTGGTCTAGCCTCAAGACCCACCATGAGAAATTTTCTACCCAAATATGCACAAATTTCAAACACTTAAATGTATTTGATcaaaaaatgatgctttttggacCTTAGAACAAAATGTGGCTGAACAAAGAGATGGGACAAAAAAAGCCCTGGGAGGACAGGCATGCAGGTTTCATTTCACTCCATTTTGTGTGATATCATGTAGCTTTTGGTAGTTTTCAAAAAACTTGACTAATTAATACAtcatcatgagaaaaaaaagttttgttaagataagataaatgAGTTGAGATCCCCAAATCTAACAAAATTCACCCACtctcaatgtgaaaacagagtaaatacaaTATGAGCGTGCATGGCCACTTATGGCTTCTGCACATCCTAGATTTTTGGCAcaccctgaaaacagctcttTGATCCAAAGAACTACTGATATAAACAAAAAAGCGTAAAAAAGTAATActtagctttaaaaatgaaaaagtgtaGAATTACAGCAAAATCACAGAGCCTGCATGCTCACTCTCTGAGACTGACATCTCCACAGGATGTCAGTCATTCCTCCACTCCTAATCATTTCATTATAAATGCCTTTTATTTCACTCCTGTAATCTGAGCCTCACCTTGATGCAGAACTCATAGTCTGTGGGAGCACcgtgctgctttttgcctgtgATGACAGTGAAGATGTTGCTGTCTTCAAGGTCTGCTAGTAACTGTAGATGTCTAGGCTCCTGCAGACAGAAATAATTAATAAGTCAGCACATCACAGGGAGACAGAGCCTGCAGGTATACTGACAACAAACAGAGACCACCATTGATAAAAGACAGTCTTTGAAGGTAATtacatttaatataaaaaatttACTGTTATTACTGTAAACTTTTTATAGCAGTACAcatataaaatcacaataatataaACCCTTCCCTTGAAGATGAAAAGACAGAGCTGCTGATACCTTTGAGGTTCCTTTTGTAGAGCAGTAGAGTCCTGAGCGCCGCAGGAACATGTAAACCTTCTTCCACGACTTCCTCCCAACCTCCTTCATGTACAGATAACCCTGAATCTCTGGACAGCTGCTGGTCGCTAAGAAGTtctgagagagggagaagaaaagGCACAAAGCAGGGGATCAGCACATGAAAGTTCGGATTCTTCTCTCTATAATATCCTTCAAAAAGGACCATCAGCCTCAGGAGGGCAACTGGATCACATGTGAAGCCTGTAAGCTCTCTGTAAGTGTCACAGTCGAATACAAAAGGCTGCAGCAGGAACATCACAGACAGgaggtgactttttttttttttgaagcagCACATTGTCCTGAAGGCTCCTTGCATCAGTGACAGAGATAAGGACTGACAGCTGCAGGTTGAGATGAATGACAGCTTGATTTTTAAGACACATAATGTAGGGACTTTGATAAGGGGAGACAGAGTCTAAACATCAAAGGGTGTAGCCTACAGTGTATGCATAAATTATTCATATTTCAAGCTGGGTCTgtaataattatttaaaattatggtctctttatttttacaaaaatagacAACTAAAATGAATATATAAACACTTAAAAGAATGAAGTACAACCTCTGACCTAagtggaggaaaaagaaaagtaaaattgaAAAGGAATATTGGAATACTTTACACAAAAGTTTTAGCCTTAGAtttgaaacaatttttttttttatggctgCTAAACGAGAGCCAGAGCAGACAgactggtaaatccatcttgcaaagctcccatctgaaccgtttgggtccggttagaaagtgacaggaccaatcagtgatgaggggcagtaccttcaggcgcagcagagttatgacgttaacaagcagcagcaagagctggtgcagttatggaggaagagattagcatggatgctgctaaagcgccagctTTATTCAGAATTTggtgacatttctttattaaaagaagaacagagaacagcagtgagttgttttcttttcaaaaatgacaaaagttgagtacttgcatgtctacagtcgccatgtttcgcgttattcttcagtagctgtgcatgcacagctagatagtggctacgtcacatgttttgttgctctgattggcccgtagagatgtgacagacagaacgttcacccaatcatactctgagtttttttcaaagcctctgccttttctcaaacgttccTATTGaaactttcccagatggatgtgtgaaacaggttatgttttgtttttgcgcCATGGCAGCAAATTTAGaacttttctgttttcaatGAACAAACTTGTGTGTGTAGAACTTTGCTTGCTAATTTTAAAGATTCATTCTTCTCCTAAACACCTGTCTTATGAAATAAACTTGCTCCTGATCTTACTGATCATTAAAATTTAGGCAAATGTATTGCTTAAGAACACATGGtattgaaaaatattaaaatatcaacaaattCTGACAAGTCTTACATACATGTACACAAAGAAGGTCAGAGACAAGTAGCAGTTTTTCCATAAAAATCAAGGAGGTATTCAAACATAACTGGGATCAAATCAATAACAGAGATATTTATGGAACATTGGTTGTGTTCCTTTAATGCTGCACTTAAACAGAATCAAGATTCAAAAGGTTTAAATAATTCTGAAAACTTTCCCCAAAAGAAAAGTAAACCTTTCACAGCCTGAAAATGACTATTGTCATATCTTTCCAGTTGTTTATTGTACATCTGACCACCATTAAACTGTAACTCTCATTGAAACCAAAAACTGTAAGAAAGCTTACTACATTTAAAAACTTCACCTAAGATGCACATTTgtacaaattaatttatttactaTAACTAAAGTACTGTAAGAAAACTGagtgtggtaaaatgcctcaccacAAATGCAAAGTTGAGCTAATTAATGTAAATTATCTAAAAGTATCTTATTAACCTCATGTAAATCTACCCATAGCCTCACATATTTTATGCTTCTGATTATGTCTGGTAAGTATTCTTGAACTCTTTGAACATCATGCAACCATACTACCAATGCACACAGACCTTTATACTCTTAAATAATAACTAACAAGAgtttgtacatatttaaattttaatttaaatttaaatctaaatttaattattatacttttatcattcattttttttaatttaatgtataattcctgtacattgagagcaaagctaaccagtcaaattccttgttacATTTGCATACTTGGCTAATTAAGCTATTTCTGATTCATTATCCATTTATCAGAAATCACATCGTGCATCATATTGTGTTCACCTACAAATCAATCATGTCCCAGAAAAGAACCTACCAGAGGTGATACACagtaaaacaactaaaaaatcaaaaaggaaaaataactaCATACTGGTAGGGAGTGATCTTGTCTTTACAACACATTTATTcattgatgaaaataaaaccaggcTTAGAGGGAGTTGAGTAGTTAATACATTTCTCCCAAAAGGAAGTCAATTGTTCAAATTCAGCTTTTCCACCAAATGACAACATTGTATTTGGGTGGTAGAGAGGGCCatcctgtattttttttctgcttttttttaatattcagcaACAGTAGGTTATATAAAGACACTGTAATAACATCAATCACACTTTAGAATGAGTACAGAAGAAAGAAGCTGCAgacattaatgttaaaatttcaGCGTACAAAGATTAATTTTAACATGAGACATTACACCTCAATCTGTGAATTTACAGGGCGGATACCTGtggatatttttttaagataaaatggTCAACAAATACAAGGGGGGCTGTGAATATTACCTGGGTGACTAGCCAAAGTATTTTGCATGTGTGGGGAAAAACTGCAAGTTGTGACTTAAAAATGTAGTTATCATTTCCATTTAAGCAGGTCTGCTGAAATTCCCATCCACACATTTAAAGCTGGGCTTTTGTGCTATAGCCATTTCTAGCCAAGTCTCCTTTCAAACCGCCAGCAACACATGTATTCAAATGTTTAGCTTTGTTCCTGCTATTTCCTTCTTTTCAAGTTTACTACATATTGGTTACATATGTGAGCTTAATTCTTTCAGTAAGTTGTTGGCCTCtgaactttggaaaaaaattgcatttttgcaAGGACATACTCTGGTATATCAACTCTTGTATTTTTGTACCAATGTTAATTTGCATGCTCTGTCACTATCAAAGACTATAcatcagtaaaaacacaaaaaagcaaaaaagaaagatcAAATGCTTTTGTGTCATGTCATTTGCCTACCAAGACAGATCCAGCCCATACATTAAATCAACATCAGTACATTCCTATAGAGAACCCATAAAGCTTTAGTTGTCACGTGTGCGTCTGAACTATTTTGAGTTTGTGGTTTCCATGTTTCACAAAAATATCACACCATGAAGTGGCAGGTTGAGCTAATGGAGCTGATTTGGAATTTGTGGCTTGCGGCTGGATGGTTAACTGTTACAGAGGACTCTTCCATATTTAAAGCACATGTTTCCCAGTGTTTTGGAAACATCGTACAGTGGGCCTCACGCATGAGCTTTTTCCGACATCTGTGGAGTCACGCTCACATGCAGCAATCAtgcaaaagccttttttttttgggcacTTCTCCTTGCGGCTCTGCGTTGACAGATGTATCTTGCATAATGGTATATAATGGAGAAACGCAGGTCAGAAAGCGTCTTGGTTTGGACAGAATTAAAGATGAAGATGTTGTGTTAAAAGTAAATCAAACACTGTGGATTCCTGACACACCCCTTTTCATTTATTGACTCTTTTATGTGGAGCAGAACGGAGCAGAACGACTATATGAAGAGCGGGAGAgttaaaagctttctgtgagtGCCGAGCATGAAGGGAAAGATTCCAGCGGTGGCTCTGTCTCTGACAGCTCCATTACTTGATGCAGAAGAGAGAAACCCTGCATCCATTAAGACCAAAGCTGTGCAAAATCCCAAAGAATCCcagactttttcttttctcttcttgtcTTTTGTGAGATGGGTGTGTGGTAGCATGACACAGGTGTGCGAATTTGCACTATACAAACACCCGGTAGGCGAGCAAGGAACTGTATGTTCTATTTCTGACTGCCTAATTCCATCCGTCGTGAGTGTCGGGCCTGCGGTGCGTGTGCCGAGACAGTCATGTGTCAACAGGGGATCAACAGTAGTTATTACTGCAGGCTGTGACGAGACACACTGTCTCAGGGTCACAGGTGAACTATGTCAGCTTGATTGTACGCTATGTGGCGGCTGCTGACTGCGAGGTAAACTGAGCTGTGTGTGCGTgtcaggaagaggagagaatgAGAGACAGACTGAGAGACAAACGTGTGGCTGTGTCTGTGAGTGCGCGTGTTGTACGTACCTGAAGAAGCTGAGATGGTGGAATAGGACGACTGGTTTCCTGGCACCATGCGACCATGTGCTCCGGGAAGAACGTCTGGTGGaagagaggcagacagacagaaaatatCAGCCGCTGAGAGGAATTTATGAATAAGAAACATCATGCAAAACTCATCAGGAGTCAGCTGTTGcaatattttatgaaaatacatgtattaaagagagaaaaggcagaaaaggaaaaataagcaCGATGACTGCATGGCCGCTGGTAAAAAGCAGCTTGGTTTTTATATTCTACTTGTTTGCACAGTTGTCgctttttatatttcaaagtTATACTCTATTTTTACCCTATTAACTGTACTGTTGACTTATTATTAtgtctttttatttctgaatccatacagtttatttgtatttttcatagGGAAAAGACAGatctttttgattttaattaCTGATGCGAAAATACAGCTTTTAAGAATAAAGTAGTGGCTCCTCTGGCAAAAACACACCAATTTAAACTTTACTTGTACACTTCTTTCAACATGCTACGCCTCTATCTCAACCTCACTCAGTATGTGTTGAAATACTTTTACTCTTTTAGAGGAcatatctatttttttccaacttaTCTTGATGTCATTTCTTTGAAGCATGATACAAATGCCAAGAAAAATCAAGTTTTTGCCCCAGGTGTATCTTCTAAGGGTAAGGTGTAACATATTTCAACGTCAGGACATGAGGAGTGACATGTTGTGTTAAGAAAAGCAATTACCAGAGGGTTTCTGAAGAATTCATATTTGGCATAGTTCTTCCGGAAGAGGAATCTGCTGTCGCTGTTCATGGAGGACTGGACCTGAACCACCAGCTCGTGATCTTCTAGACAGCGCtctgaggagagacaggaacaTGGTTAGAGTTTATTAACtgtgtttgctctgtttttctacTACTAAATGATATAAAGGCTCAATTTAGCTATGAAacttacaataataataatggattTT
It encodes the following:
- the grb10b gene encoding growth factor receptor-bound protein 10 isoform X2, coding for MAVAGCPDYFLHHPNYQDNIDRTSNHRQADLIGPSFQQSASRGSPSHQEDDVDLEALVNDMNSSLESLYSTCSGQQTESTPLLHNGQTSSTHHHHHHNNHQQHHTQHNQPRQGQHSHALSHVSPEPPSSSSSSADSPQSGLRRSQPMHILAVRRLQEEEQQLRTSSLPAIPNPFPELCSPASSPVLSPGSLPPGEPSSDIYIVKIFSEDGMGKVVEIPADMTARDLCQLLVYKSHCVDDNSWVLVEHHPLLGLERCLEDHELVVQVQSSMNSDSRFLFRKNYAKYEFFRNPLTFFPEHMVAWCQETSRPIPPSQLLQNFLATSSCPEIQGYLYMKEVGRKSWKKVYMFLRRSGLYCSTKGTSKEPRHLQLLADLEDSNIFTVITGKKQHGAPTDYEFCIKPNKGRGEMKELRMLCAEDEQGRTCWMTAFRLFKYGLVLYQNYKIPQQRKTLLSHFSAPVRSVSENSLVAMDFSGRIGRVIDNPVEAQSAAMEEGHAWRKRSQRMNILGSHSPLHHSSLNSVIHIAQLWFHGRITREESHRIIHQQGQVDGLFLLRVSQSNPKAFVLTLCHHQKIKHFQILPCEEDGQLFFSLDDGATKFTDLIQLVEFYQLNRGVLPCKLKHPCTIVAL
- the grb10b gene encoding growth factor receptor-bound protein 10 isoform X1, with product MAVAGCPDYFLHHPNYQQDNIDRTSNHRQADLIGPSFQQSASRGSPSHQEDDVDLEALVNDMNSSLESLYSTCSGQQTESTPLLHNGQTSSTHHHHHHNNHQQHHTQHNQPRQGQHSHALSHVSPEPPSSSSSSADSPQSGLRRSQPMHILAVRRLQEEEQQLRTSSLPAIPNPFPELCSPASSPVLSPGSLPPGEPSSDIYIVKIFSEDGMGKVVEIPADMTARDLCQLLVYKSHCVDDNSWVLVEHHPLLGLERCLEDHELVVQVQSSMNSDSRFLFRKNYAKYEFFRNPLTFFPEHMVAWCQETSRPIPPSQLLQNFLATSSCPEIQGYLYMKEVGRKSWKKVYMFLRRSGLYCSTKGTSKEPRHLQLLADLEDSNIFTVITGKKQHGAPTDYEFCIKPNKGRGEMKELRMLCAEDEQGRTCWMTAFRLFKYGLVLYQNYKIPQQRKTLLSHFSAPVRSVSENSLVAMDFSGRIGRVIDNPVEAQSAAMEEGHAWRKRSQRMNILGSHSPLHHSSLNSVIHIAQLWFHGRITREESHRIIHQQGQVDGLFLLRVSQSNPKAFVLTLCHHQKIKHFQILPCEEDGQLFFSLDDGATKFTDLIQLVEFYQLNRGVLPCKLKHPCTIVAL
- the grb10b gene encoding growth factor receptor-bound protein 10 isoform X3, coding for MAVAGCPDYFLHHPNYQQDNIDRTSNHRQADLIGPSFQQSASRGSPSHQEDDVDLEALVNDMNSSLESLYSTCSGQQTESTPLLHNGQTSSTHHHHHHNNHQQHHTQHNQPRQGQHSHALSHVSPEPPSSSSSSADSPQSGLRRSQPMHILAVRRLQEEEQQLRTSSLPAIPNPFPELCSPASSPVLSPGSLPPGEPSSDIYIVKIFSEDGMGKVVEIPADMTARDLCQLLVYKSHCVDDNSWVLVEHHPLLGLERCLEDHELVVQVQSSMNSDSRFLFRKNYAKYEFFRNPLTFFPEHMVAWCQETSRPIPPSQLLQNFLATSSCPEIQGYLYMKEVGRKSWKKVYMFLRRSGLYCSTKGTSKEPRHLQLLADLEDSNIFTVITGKKQHGAPTDYEFCIKPNKGRGEMKELRMLCAEDEQGRTCWMTAFRLFKYGLVLYQNYKIPQQRKTLLSHFSAPVRSVSENSLVAMDFSGRIGRVIDNPVEAQSAAMEEGHAWRRSQRMNILGSHSPLHHSSLNSVIHIAQLWFHGRITREESHRIIHQQGQVDGLFLLRVSQSNPKAFVLTLCHHQKIKHFQILPCEEDGQLFFSLDDGATKFTDLIQLVEFYQLNRGVLPCKLKHPCTIVAL